A region of Chloracidobacterium sp. DNA encodes the following proteins:
- the lnt gene encoding apolipoprotein N-acyltransferase, which produces MAISLLKKILPSWKNMLLAILASALLILAFPDFEIWFFAWFALVPLMCAVERETKLQKPELQKPARSKGVSHAIDSSIIRSFVLGWIFGTTFFFGTCWWLTYAPINYAAFPPILAYFLLFCVTTVAGLFPGIFAAILSMHVRRFGSRAFLAAPFVWVFTEFLRYLITGNNWNAIGYSQAFTKQTVHFSEFGGVLLVGFPLALFASLVTKWVAKPQRYWLPAVFFLLFWLTSDFSVGPLLGMNSDPPFINRSPIVAKIVAVQANVPMSGLDQSKWQRLRDAQTRFAEEKVYDYRHPVPTPRPDGRSHIDFPEPPETPVVVILPESPMNFLYSDDREFQQFIGDFARENNVSVLFNSSEPDKGTTKYFNSAVMVGPDGKQVDQYDKIYLLPFGEAVPSFLEGIVPGFVGNFAYGREYDLFPVGDAKAGVMICFESHFGALSREYVRNGADVIIEMTNDGYLGPTPVLRQHLANAVFRAVETNRPVLRVTNVGITAYIDEKGRVLDAATPYQEETRVWSVSKSDGSQTFYVKYGDWFAWLCSMITIGILLLTLLIKRPKFLKI; this is translated from the coding sequence ATGGCAATTAGTCTGCTAAAAAAGATTCTACCTTCGTGGAAGAACATGCTTCTTGCCATCCTCGCTTCTGCTCTGCTGATTCTCGCTTTTCCGGACTTTGAAATCTGGTTCTTTGCGTGGTTTGCTCTCGTGCCCCTGATGTGTGCCGTCGAGCGTGAAACAAAATTGCAGAAGCCCGAGTTGCAGAAGCCCGCACGAAGTAAGGGCGTTAGTCATGCGATAGACTCGTCGATCATAAGGTCCTTCGTCCTCGGCTGGATATTCGGAACCACCTTCTTTTTCGGCACCTGCTGGTGGCTGACATACGCCCCGATAAACTACGCCGCGTTTCCGCCTATACTTGCTTATTTTTTGCTGTTTTGCGTAACGACGGTTGCAGGATTATTTCCGGGCATCTTTGCCGCGATCTTGTCGATGCACGTTCGCCGATTCGGTTCACGGGCATTTCTTGCCGCGCCGTTTGTTTGGGTGTTTACTGAGTTTTTGCGGTATTTGATCACGGGAAATAATTGGAATGCGATCGGGTATTCGCAGGCGTTTACGAAACAAACTGTTCATTTCTCGGAATTTGGGGGTGTTTTGCTTGTTGGCTTTCCGCTGGCTTTATTTGCATCCTTGGTTACCAAATGGGTCGCAAAGCCTCAACGGTATTGGCTTCCGGCGGTATTTTTTTTATTGTTTTGGCTTACATCTGATTTCAGCGTTGGGCCGTTGCTTGGAATGAATAGCGATCCCCCATTTATCAACCGGAGTCCGATTGTAGCCAAAATTGTAGCCGTGCAGGCGAATGTTCCGATGTCCGGTCTCGATCAATCAAAATGGCAGCGACTCCGCGATGCACAAACGCGATTCGCGGAGGAGAAAGTCTATGACTATCGACATCCTGTTCCGACACCACGTCCAGATGGACGCAGTCACATTGACTTTCCAGAACCACCAGAGACACCGGTTGTCGTCATACTGCCCGAATCGCCGATGAACTTTTTGTATTCGGACGACCGCGAGTTTCAGCAGTTTATCGGTGATTTTGCGCGAGAAAATAATGTCAGTGTTCTCTTTAATTCATCTGAACCAGATAAAGGGACGACCAAGTATTTCAACTCGGCGGTGATGGTTGGGCCGGACGGAAAGCAGGTCGATCAATACGATAAGATCTACCTGCTGCCGTTTGGCGAGGCTGTGCCATCGTTTCTTGAAGGGATCGTTCCCGGTTTTGTCGGCAATTTTGCTTACGGTCGTGAATACGATCTGTTTCCGGTCGGCGATGCCAAAGCGGGCGTTATGATCTGCTTTGAATCGCATTTCGGAGCTCTGAGCCGCGAGTATGTCCGCAACGGCGCGGATGTGATAATTGAAATGACCAACGACGGCTATCTTGGCCCCACGCCTGTCTTGCGACAGCATCTTGCGAATGCCGTTTTTCGAGCGGTCGAAACAAATCGTCCTGTCCTTCGCGTCACAAATGTCGGAATAACTGCATATATTGACGAGAAAGGACGCGTTTTAGACGCAGCAACGCCGTATCAGGAAGAAACAAGAGTTTGGAGTGTGTCCAAATCCGACGGTTCACAGACATTTTATGTAAAATACGGCGATTGGTTTGCGTGGTTGTGTTCAATGATTACTATTGGAATACTATTATTGACACTTTTGATTAAGAGGCCAAAGTTTTTGAAAATATGA
- the prfB gene encoding peptide chain release factor 2 produces MKRSKTKLPNLGGFFDAPAKQAELEKLETQISEPGFWDDQEKAQKVGQQRSRIEKALERQKNFETGVSDAEVLFEFAPDDADSAIELETLINRLNKEVAEAEIESLLSGETDANNAICSIQSGAGGTDAQDFAQMLLRMYLRWAEKKGFKAEVLDEQSGSEAGLKSATFRIEGDYAYGLLATEAGVHRLVRLSPFNSGGSRETSFASMFVSPEIDETIEVNIEDKDLRIDTYRSSGAGGQHVNVTDSAVRITHIPTNIVVTCQNQRSQIQNRAVAMQVLRSKLYELELEKRREGAAELEAGKMDISFGSQIRNYVLHPYRLVKDTRTKHETSDVDAVLDGDIDEFIQEFLVFKKGAIVTR; encoded by the coding sequence ATCAAGAGATCAAAGACAAAGTTGCCCAACTTGGGAGGTTTCTTTGACGCGCCTGCTAAACAAGCCGAGCTAGAGAAACTCGAAACACAAATTTCGGAACCCGGATTTTGGGACGATCAGGAGAAGGCCCAAAAGGTGGGTCAGCAGCGGAGCCGCATCGAAAAGGCACTCGAAAGGCAAAAGAATTTCGAGACTGGTGTTTCGGACGCTGAGGTTTTATTTGAGTTTGCTCCGGATGACGCAGATTCTGCAATAGAACTTGAGACGCTCATAAATCGCTTAAATAAAGAAGTTGCCGAGGCCGAGATCGAAAGCCTTTTATCGGGCGAAACCGACGCGAACAATGCGATCTGCTCAATACAGTCTGGTGCGGGCGGCACGGACGCACAGGATTTTGCTCAGATGCTGCTGCGAATGTATTTGCGTTGGGCCGAGAAAAAAGGTTTTAAGGCTGAGGTACTCGATGAACAATCGGGCAGCGAAGCAGGCCTGAAATCGGCGACATTTCGCATCGAAGGCGATTACGCTTACGGCCTGCTTGCGACCGAAGCGGGCGTGCATAGGCTTGTTCGCCTTTCGCCTTTCAATTCCGGCGGCAGCCGCGAGACTTCGTTTGCGTCGATGTTCGTTTCGCCTGAGATCGACGAAACTATCGAGGTCAATATCGAGGACAAAGACCTTCGCATCGATACATACCGCTCGTCTGGTGCCGGCGGACAGCACGTCAATGTTACCGACAGCGCTGTAAGAATTACTCATATTCCCACCAATATTGTTGTAACATGTCAGAATCAGCGTTCGCAGATCCAAAATCGCGCCGTTGCGATGCAGGTCCTGCGGTCAAAGCTATACGAACTCGAACTAGAAAAACGCCGCGAAGGCGCCGCCGAACTCGAAGCAGGCAAAATGGATATTTCGTTCGGCTCGCAGATACGAAATTATGTGTTGCATCCATATCGATTGGTAAAAGATACGCGGACAAAACACGAAACGTCAGATGTTGACGCAGTACTTGATGGTGACATCGACGAGTTTATTCAGGAATTTCTAGTATTTAAGAAAGGTGCGATCGTTACCAGATAG
- a CDS encoding DNA translocase FtsK 4TM domain-containing protein, translating into MKVCPTCNEVYKDDDINFCLADGTTLLKKKSKTAKHSHWNDVVAVILAALAVLVFLCLITSTTDDRSLISTGGISTTTKNWIGFVGANIAAVFLSAFGWTAYLIPVLIVLIAWRVYQSDTLVPRASRVAGFIFFAVSLSGLLALVGGYGAIVGEAAAQSTAHFIGSIGAGILLLAIFICSVLLITNFTLEGLHSNFSVAWENIRIRINEVLAKRREARSPEIAAAKDRADKRKKQREKIEKVAKVEDDTPPTIAVADMEAMAAAAAIGRSEPLFADDDRFGSVPTIESPDKSYETQKVTEPEIEETQPEPVDTEQEKAETNPESSEIEESPTLDDDVDAQPVSPKAAQNFDGYKLPDSTLLTEVPKPLAFSKSELQEVAKLLEQKTAEFNVPGKVVHISPGPVVTTFEFKPDAGVKYSRVTGLVDDLCLALKAPSMRIDRIPGKAHVGMEVPNQKREVIFLREVIESPNFNKSDSLLTLGLGKTISGEKYVADLSKMPHLLIAGATGAGKSVGVNTLVMSILYKAKPDEVKFIMVDPKRLELGLYADIPHLSTPIITDPKRAAVALRWAVSEMEKRYKDLAQFGVRNIAGYNEKVAGWIAEERLDDNGDPYRKLPYVVIIIDELADLMMVSGKEVEESITRLAQMARAVGIHLVLATQRPSVDVITGLIKANFPSRISFRVSSKVDSRTIIDGNGAESLLGSGDMLFLPPGNSQVTRVHGAFVDEAEIQKVVDHVKGHNGQVFRPEYDTTITKTEEELDDSGDLPGRRDPLFNDALKCVVQAKRGSTSLLQRHLRIGYGRAAAILDAMVREGYIGEMDGSTRARPVLEKAYEDLQDIEEGALGDEP; encoded by the coding sequence ATGAAGGTTTGCCCGACATGTAACGAGGTTTATAAGGACGATGACATTAATTTTTGTCTCGCCGACGGCACCACTTTGCTCAAGAAAAAAAGCAAGACTGCCAAGCATTCTCATTGGAATGATGTCGTTGCGGTTATTCTGGCGGCGTTGGCGGTACTTGTATTTTTGTGTTTGATCACTAGCACGACAGATGACCGGTCGCTGATTTCAACTGGCGGCATTTCAACAACAACCAAAAACTGGATCGGGTTTGTTGGCGCAAATATTGCGGCGGTCTTTCTCAGCGCATTTGGCTGGACGGCGTACCTTATACCGGTCTTGATCGTGTTGATTGCGTGGCGTGTATATCAGTCGGACACGCTCGTGCCGAGGGCTTCGCGTGTTGCGGGGTTTATCTTTTTTGCTGTTTCACTTTCGGGTTTACTGGCACTTGTTGGCGGTTACGGAGCGATCGTTGGCGAAGCTGCTGCTCAAAGTACTGCACATTTTATAGGTTCTATCGGCGCGGGTATTTTGCTGCTTGCGATCTTTATTTGCTCGGTTCTATTGATAACAAATTTCACGCTCGAGGGATTGCACAGTAACTTTAGTGTTGCTTGGGAGAATATTCGAATTCGCATAAACGAAGTCCTCGCAAAACGCCGCGAAGCCCGGTCACCTGAGATCGCTGCCGCAAAAGACCGAGCGGATAAGCGTAAAAAACAGCGTGAAAAAATTGAAAAGGTTGCCAAAGTGGAGGATGATACCCCGCCGACAATCGCAGTTGCGGATATGGAAGCGATGGCGGCAGCGGCGGCGATTGGACGCTCCGAACCGTTGTTTGCTGACGACGACCGATTTGGTTCGGTTCCGACCATTGAATCGCCTGATAAATCCTACGAGACGCAAAAGGTCACTGAGCCTGAGATCGAGGAAACTCAGCCTGAACCAGTTGACACCGAGCAAGAAAAAGCCGAGACAAATCCTGAGTCAAGTGAGATCGAAGAATCACCAACGCTCGATGACGACGTAGACGCACAACCGGTCTCTCCGAAGGCAGCGCAGAATTTTGATGGTTACAAACTGCCTGATTCCACGTTGCTCACCGAAGTTCCAAAACCGCTCGCGTTCAGTAAGTCAGAATTACAGGAAGTCGCAAAGTTGCTGGAACAGAAGACCGCCGAGTTCAATGTTCCCGGCAAGGTTGTTCATATATCGCCTGGCCCGGTTGTAACGACGTTTGAATTCAAGCCCGACGCAGGTGTGAAATATTCGCGTGTAACGGGTCTTGTAGATGACCTCTGTCTTGCGTTGAAAGCTCCATCGATGAGGATCGATCGAATTCCCGGCAAAGCGCACGTCGGCATGGAAGTCCCGAATCAAAAACGCGAGGTCATCTTCCTTCGCGAAGTGATCGAGTCGCCGAATTTTAACAAATCAGATTCGCTACTGACGCTCGGCCTTGGCAAAACGATCAGCGGTGAAAAATATGTCGCTGACCTGAGCAAGATGCCGCATTTACTGATCGCTGGTGCGACCGGTGCTGGTAAATCGGTTGGTGTGAACACGCTGGTGATGTCGATCCTTTATAAGGCAAAGCCTGATGAAGTGAAATTTATCATGGTCGATCCAAAGCGGCTTGAGCTTGGGCTTTACGCAGATATTCCACACCTTTCGACACCGATAATAACCGATCCGAAACGCGCCGCAGTGGCGCTTCGATGGGCGGTGAGCGAGATGGAGAAGCGGTACAAGGACCTCGCCCAATTTGGCGTGAGGAACATCGCCGGCTACAACGAAAAGGTTGCCGGTTGGATAGCTGAGGAACGTCTCGACGACAATGGCGATCCGTACCGCAAACTGCCGTATGTGGTCATCATTATTGACGAGCTTGCCGACCTGATGATGGTCAGCGGAAAAGAAGTTGAGGAATCTATAACACGGCTTGCTCAGATGGCGCGCGCGGTTGGCATACATCTTGTACTTGCCACACAACGTCCGTCGGTCGATGTCATCACTGGCCTTATCAAAGCAAATTTCCCGTCGCGAATATCTTTCCGTGTATCGAGCAAAGTTGACTCGCGAACGATCATCGATGGGAACGGAGCCGAGAGTTTGTTGGGTAGCGGCGATATGCTGTTTTTGCCGCCGGGCAATTCTCAGGTGACGCGTGTACACGGAGCTTTTGTGGACGAGGCAGAGATCCAAAAGGTTGTGGACCATGTCAAAGGACACAATGGACAAGTCTTCCGTCCTGAGTACGATACGACAATCACCAAGACCGAAGAAGAACTCGATGACAGCGGTGATCTGCCGGGACGCCGTGATCCGTTGTTTAATGACGCTCTAAAGTGTGTCGTTCAGGCTAAACGGGGTTCGACATCGCTGCTTCAGCGTCACTTGCGTATTGGCTACGGCCGCGCAGCCGCGATACTCGATGCAATGGTCCGCGAAGGTTACATCGGTGAAATGGACGGCTCGACGCGTGCTCGTCCTGTACTCGAAAAGGCATACGAAGATCTACAGGACATCGAAGAAGGCGCGTTGGGAGATGAACCGTAG
- a CDS encoding helix-hairpin-helix domain-containing protein, giving the protein MYRIILILILFSLMAGCTSRVVYDEQIIVATTPSSLNINTATAKELEALPYIGRKTAEKIIEFREDNGPFRRVEHLMQIRGISEKRFLEIQQFLKAE; this is encoded by the coding sequence ATGTATCGCATCATTCTCATTTTGATCTTATTTTCGTTGATGGCCGGCTGTACGTCGCGTGTTGTTTATGACGAGCAGATCATCGTTGCAACAACGCCGAGCTCATTGAATATAAATACGGCTACTGCGAAAGAATTGGAAGCATTGCCGTATATTGGCCGAAAGACCGCCGAAAAGATCATAGAATTTCGTGAAGATAATGGCCCGTTTCGCCGTGTCGAACATCTCATGCAAATTCGAGGCATCAGCGAGAAGCGTTTTCTCGAAATACAACAATTCCTAAAAGCCGAATGA
- a CDS encoding ComEC/Rec2 family competence protein, producing the protein MPEDRPRQNFNRHPMLLLAANFALGILIGNFVPLTETSLPALLVVALAALAFTFHKYNFSTICIALAFVATGFVSFQYEVKRNSSPTRIRVLYDNAMIRSGDPVEVEGVLLGRPEPSIDGVFLNLRAEKVTHHSKEFHVSGNVRLFLPVKDSEAQANFKFEISDLKYGSRIRVACKLDREDEYLNPGVMRKRDILDRLGVDATGSIKSHLLVEKLADESIFIPLAWVYDRRAQLISDFKNNLGPSSAGVMIASLLGDKYFLDRYTADLFRDGGTFHILVISGLHITFIGGLLILFLRQCTRNRWFQFIVTTLVLWVYTLAVGADVPVVRATIMFTVVSFSYVIFRQGNLLNSLGVCAFILLVWRPSELFNPSFQLTFVSVAAIIGSAYPLLDKLQKIGKWRPSTQTPFPPNVPNRLKQFCELLYWSPNNWKVEAKRNVWTASFMKSLFRVKLAADGVQTTIRFVFEAILVSLIVQIWMLPLLVVYFHRVSVASVLLNLWVGFFIAIESFAAVIGAVAGNLSSLLAAPFFWLAEVANWLMLLLPRVFSDLGRASFRLPAYSGAGRAVYALYFLPILFLVIVVNRWLPFGLKQESRFLKKQILLPMFSILILFAGIIIFHPFSAPRPDGRLHLDFLDVGQGDSVLVTFPDGKTLLIDGGGRFSFRKKENDDEDLFEPDVRTIGEAVVSEFLWDRGLSRIDHILATHADVDHIQGLTDVARNFKIGSAVFGRTPMNDPDFSALAEVLQRRNIPVETIARGERLEFGGVTIEVLYPTETDDPDAVSNNDHSVVLRIIYGSRAFLLTGDIERKAEAALLNNGGTLTADMIKVAHHGSRTSSTQEFVDAVGATFAVISVGRNSPFGHPHPEVADRWRESGATVMTTGERGTISVSTDGRDLEITSFVE; encoded by the coding sequence ATGCCTGAAGATCGTCCACGTCAAAACTTCAACCGTCACCCTATGCTCTTGCTTGCCGCAAATTTTGCATTGGGTATTCTGATCGGGAATTTTGTTCCATTAACTGAAACGTCGTTGCCGGCACTTTTGGTAGTTGCGTTGGCGGCTTTGGCGTTTACGTTCCATAAATATAACTTTTCAACGATCTGCATTGCGCTTGCATTCGTGGCCACAGGGTTTGTTTCGTTTCAGTATGAGGTAAAACGAAATAGCTCTCCTACTCGAATAAGGGTATTGTACGACAACGCCATGATCCGCTCAGGTGATCCTGTTGAGGTCGAAGGGGTCTTGCTCGGTCGTCCGGAGCCATCCATCGACGGTGTATTTCTTAATCTTCGGGCCGAGAAAGTCACACATCACAGTAAAGAATTTCACGTATCTGGTAATGTCCGGCTGTTCTTGCCGGTGAAAGATTCGGAGGCACAAGCTAATTTCAAATTTGAAATTTCAGATCTGAAATACGGATCTCGCATTCGTGTCGCATGCAAACTTGACCGTGAGGACGAATATCTAAATCCTGGAGTAATGCGAAAACGCGATATCCTTGACCGTTTGGGCGTTGACGCGACAGGTTCGATCAAGAGTCATTTGCTCGTCGAAAAGCTCGCTGATGAAAGTATTTTTATTCCGCTGGCGTGGGTCTATGATCGACGCGCGCAGTTGATAAGTGATTTCAAGAATAATCTTGGACCATCGTCAGCAGGTGTTATGATCGCTTCGCTGCTTGGCGATAAATATTTTTTGGATAGATACACAGCCGATCTCTTTCGCGACGGCGGGACATTTCATATCCTTGTAATTTCCGGCCTGCACATCACGTTTATCGGTGGTCTTTTGATTTTGTTCTTGCGGCAGTGCACGCGAAATCGATGGTTTCAATTTATTGTTACGACACTTGTGTTGTGGGTTTATACATTGGCGGTCGGTGCTGACGTTCCGGTGGTGCGTGCGACGATAATGTTCACTGTTGTTTCGTTTTCGTATGTAATCTTTCGGCAGGGAAATTTGCTGAATTCGCTCGGAGTTTGCGCTTTTATCTTGCTGGTCTGGCGGCCGTCGGAGTTGTTCAATCCCTCGTTTCAACTTACGTTCGTAAGCGTTGCAGCTATCATCGGATCAGCTTATCCGTTGTTAGATAAACTGCAAAAAATCGGCAAATGGAGGCCGTCAACACAGACGCCGTTTCCCCCGAATGTTCCTAATCGGCTGAAGCAATTTTGCGAGTTGCTGTATTGGAGTCCAAACAATTGGAAAGTAGAAGCAAAGCGGAACGTCTGGACGGCAAGTTTTATGAAGTCGTTGTTTAGGGTAAAGCTTGCCGCCGATGGAGTTCAGACGACTATTAGATTTGTATTCGAGGCTATCCTTGTTTCGCTTATCGTTCAGATATGGATGCTGCCATTACTGGTTGTGTATTTTCATCGCGTTTCAGTTGCGTCTGTTTTGTTAAACCTTTGGGTTGGATTCTTTATTGCTATAGAAAGTTTTGCGGCTGTGATCGGAGCGGTGGCCGGAAATTTGAGCAGTTTGTTGGCGGCACCTTTTTTCTGGCTCGCCGAAGTTGCAAATTGGCTTATGCTCTTGCTGCCACGCGTTTTTTCAGATCTCGGCAGGGCGAGTTTTCGTTTGCCTGCATATTCGGGAGCCGGGCGGGCAGTTTATGCATTGTATTTTTTACCGATACTGTTTCTCGTGATTGTAGTAAACCGTTGGCTACCCTTCGGTCTAAAACAAGAATCTCGGTTTCTTAAGAAGCAAATTTTGCTTCCGATGTTTTCAATATTGATCTTATTTGCGGGCATCATCATTTTTCATCCTTTCAGTGCGCCGCGTCCTGACGGTCGCCTACACTTAGATTTTCTGGATGTTGGGCAAGGCGATTCCGTATTGGTAACTTTTCCGGACGGAAAAACTTTGCTAATAGACGGAGGCGGGAGATTCAGTTTTAGGAAGAAGGAGAATGACGACGAGGATCTGTTCGAGCCGGACGTGCGTACGATCGGCGAGGCAGTTGTTTCTGAATTTCTTTGGGATCGAGGACTTTCTCGGATCGATCACATACTTGCGACACACGCCGACGTCGATCATATTCAAGGGCTGACGGATGTGGCGAGGAATTTCAAGATCGGCTCGGCGGTTTTTGGTCGCACGCCGATGAACGATCCTGATTTCTCAGCACTTGCCGAAGTACTGCAACGGAGGAATATTCCCGTTGAAACAATCGCTCGCGGCGAGCGTTTAGAATTCGGCGGGGTGACGATCGAGGTTTTGTACCCGACCGAGACTGATGACCCTGATGCGGTTTCCAATAATGATCATTCAGTCGTGCTGAGGATTATTTATGGGAGCCGAGCCTTTTTGCTGACCGGCGACATCGAACGGAAAGCTGAGGCCGCTCTTCTGAATAACGGCGGCACGCTGACAGCCGATATGATAAAGGTTGCACACCACGGCAGTCGAACATCTTCGACACAGGAATTTGTCGATGCCGTCGGCGCAACGTTCGCAGTGATCTCCGTCGGACGAAACTCGCCGTTCGGGCATCCGCATCCCGAAGTTGCGGATCGATGGAGAGAAAGCGGTGCAACCGTAATGACAACTGGTGAGCGTGGAACGATCTCAGTGTCGACCGACGGACGCGATCTGGAAATCACGAGCTTTGTTGAGTAG
- a CDS encoding nuclear transport factor 2 family protein: MKSLSLRISIFVVTVLCTAHILIAQNGPTADFFIALERHAQEAYDKGDSKFFEGLLSDKFVARQGNRRLSKSDFVDSVIGVKCDVKSRYLDEPWLAKVDADTYVFGYRVTPDGTCAGTDGKSMKIPGPARAATVWIRNKDKWQAAFHGSNLIVDPKSVPKPALSVEPAGKAAVNRSDLNPKALAAVERSVWKAWKDHDLKKLDSLTAKSLSFIDIFGNSYDNRDNILKTWSSPVCKIKSVNVTDPVAFLISPTVALLTHIGTADGTCYGEKLGTAPIYGNSIYIKDGRNWKLAFTMNMPAM; encoded by the coding sequence GTGAAATCGCTAAGCCTGAGAATCTCTATTTTTGTCGTTACGGTCCTGTGTACTGCTCATATACTGATCGCTCAGAACGGTCCGACGGCTGACTTCTTCATAGCTCTGGAACGGCATGCTCAGGAAGCCTATGATAAAGGGGATTCAAAATTCTTTGAGGGTCTCCTAAGCGATAAGTTTGTCGCACGGCAAGGCAACCGTCGGTTGAGCAAGTCTGACTTCGTCGATTCCGTCATCGGTGTCAAATGTGATGTAAAGAGCAGATATCTCGACGAGCCGTGGTTGGCGAAAGTCGACGCCGACACGTACGTATTCGGCTACCGCGTCACACCGGACGGAACTTGCGCGGGAACGGATGGAAAATCAATGAAAATTCCAGGCCCTGCGCGGGCCGCGACGGTCTGGATCCGTAACAAAGATAAATGGCAGGCAGCTTTTCACGGCTCAAACCTGATCGTCGATCCAAAGAGTGTTCCTAAGCCCGCACTTTCTGTAGAACCGGCTGGGAAAGCTGCGGTCAACCGCAGCGATTTGAACCCAAAAGCCTTGGCCGCTGTCGAGAGATCTGTGTGGAAGGCATGGAAAGACCACGACCTAAAAAAACTAGATAGCCTAACGGCCAAAAGTCTGTCGTTCATAGATATATTCGGAAATTCTTACGACAATCGCGACAACATTCTGAAAACATGGAGCAGCCCCGTTTGCAAGATCAAAAGCGTAAACGTAACTGATCCGGTCGCTTTTTTGATCTCGCCAACTGTCGCACTACTTACGCATATTGGAACTGCCGACGGAACATGTTATGGCGAAAAACTTGGGACGGCTCCGATTTACGGCAATTCCATCTATATTAAAGATGGCCGAAACTGGAAGCTGGCGTTCACTATGAACATGCCCGCAATGTAA
- a CDS encoding nuclear transport factor 2 family protein produces the protein MKKVYTFLLMTAVAVSFAACGGAAENKPANVANTNTKPAAPAAPTAEMLLDMDKKATEAYAKGDASYFETMLSDKMVMSMGKEHINKAGFLAWVKTVKCDFKDGVKLSDPQLSKIDNDTYAFAYKNETEGKCTEGGKTVDMKPSRASTIWVRSGDKWQAAWHGETDIIQPKGDAKKEEGKKDDAKADVAKDAKADVAKDVAKKEEPKKAEATKKEEVAKKEEASKDTAKKDEVKKDEAKKDDKAAPVEAPKPSANTEALVKIHTSGWEAFKAKDAKKFEEILSSNMAFVDPMGGWLAGKANVIKMWTETMKCEGITKVSVTDGFATMLSPTVELLTVKGSSDGTCDGQKNGALWQTNAYVKEGDAWKLAFMFETPAK, from the coding sequence ATGAAAAAAGTCTATACATTTTTATTGATGACGGCCGTAGCAGTATCCTTTGCTGCTTGCGGCGGTGCGGCTGAAAATAAGCCTGCCAATGTCGCAAATACTAACACAAAACCTGCTGCTCCTGCGGCACCGACGGCTGAAATGCTGCTCGATATGGATAAAAAGGCCACCGAGGCATATGCAAAGGGGGATGCTTCTTACTTTGAAACCATGCTGTCAGACAAGATGGTAATGTCGATGGGCAAAGAGCATATAAACAAGGCTGGATTCCTTGCATGGGTTAAGACCGTAAAATGCGATTTCAAAGATGGCGTAAAGCTCAGCGACCCGCAGCTTTCTAAGATCGACAATGATACATATGCTTTCGCATACAAAAATGAAACCGAAGGCAAGTGTACCGAAGGCGGCAAAACGGTCGATATGAAGCCCTCACGAGCCTCAACGATTTGGGTTCGCAGCGGTGACAAGTGGCAAGCTGCATGGCACGGCGAAACTGACATCATTCAGCCAAAGGGCGATGCCAAGAAAGAAGAAGGTAAAAAAGATGATGCTAAGGCTGACGTCGCTAAGGACGCGAAAGCTGATGTTGCTAAGGATGTAGCCAAGAAAGAAGAGCCTAAGAAAGCTGAGGCTACTAAGAAAGAAGAAGTTGCCAAGAAGGAAGAAGCTTCTAAAGATACGGCTAAGAAAGACGAAGTGAAGAAAGACGAGGCCAAGAAAGATGATAAGGCCGCTCCGGTTGAGGCTCCGAAACCAAGTGCCAACACCGAAGCTCTCGTCAAAATACACACATCCGGATGGGAAGCCTTCAAGGCAAAAGATGCCAAGAAGTTTGAGGAGATCCTCTCGTCCAACATGGCGTTTGTTGATCCCATGGGTGGATGGCTTGCCGGTAAAGCCAACGTCATCAAGATGTGGACCGAAACTATGAAGTGCGAAGGCATAACAAAAGTATCAGTCACCGATGGCTTTGCTACAATGCTCTCGCCTACTGTCGAACTGTTGACTGTCAAAGGCTCCAGCGATGGAACCTGCGACGGACAAAAGAACGGCGCTCTATGGCAGACCAATGCGTACGTTAAAGAAGGTGATGCCTGGAAGCTCGCATTCATGTTTGAAACACCGGCGAAATAG